A DNA window from Macadamia integrifolia cultivar HAES 741 chromosome 4, SCU_Mint_v3, whole genome shotgun sequence contains the following coding sequences:
- the LOC122075940 gene encoding vignain-like, whose amino-acid sequence MVMEKRVLVVIALSFALLLGLAQSFDFLEKDLETEDSLWNLYERWRSHHTVSRDITEKQKRFNVFKENVKYIHEFNKLDHPYKLKLNNFADMTNHEFRSTYAGSKVGHHAMLRGPKRTTGGFLYENFEKVPASIDWRAKGAVNPVKNQGQCGSCWAFSTVVGVEAINQIRTKKLVSLSEQELVDCSKGENEGCNGGLMDYAYEFVKTNGGLTTEENYPYTAKDGFCDASKTNVLPVVTIDGHQDVPANNEAALLKAVANQPVTVSIEASGKAFQFYSEGVFSGPCGTELDHGVAIVGYGTTADGTKYWIVRNSWGAKWGEQGYIRMQRGIPAKEGLCGIAMEAVYPIKYSSEHASLKDEL is encoded by the exons ATGGTAATGGAGAAGAGGGTTTTAGTTGTTATTGCTCTATCCTTTGCTCTGCTTCTTGGTTTAGCCCAGAGCTTCGATTTCCTTGAAAAGGATTTGGAGACTGAAGACAGTCTCTGGAACTTGTACGAGAGATGGAGGAGTCATCACACGGTTTCTCGAGACATCACAGAGAAGCAAAAGCGTTTCAATGTCTTCAAAGAGAATGTCAAGTACATTCATGAATTCAACAAGTTGGATCATCCCTACAAGTTGAAGCTCAACAACTTCGCAGACATGACCAACCATGAGTTCAGGAGCACATACGCAGGCTCCAAAGTGGGTCACCACGCCATGCTTCGAGGGCCTAAGCGTACTACTGGTGGCTTCCTGTACGAAAACTTTGAAAAGGTCCCTGCTTCAATCGATTGGAGGGCCAAAGGTGCCGTTAACCCTGTCAAGAACCAAGGCCAATGTG GAAGTTGCTGGGCATTTTCAACTGTGGTTGGGGTTGAGGCCATAAACCAAATCAGGACCAAGAAGCTCGTCTCCCTATCTGAGCAGGAGCTGGTCGACTGCAGCAAGGGTGAGAATGAAGGCTGTAATGGAGGACTTATGGATTACGCATACGAGTTCGTTAAGACGAATGGAGGGCTCACAACCGAGGAAAACTATCCCTACACAGCCAAAGATGGGTTTTGTGATGCATCAAAG ACGAATGTACTCCCTGTGGTGACAATTGATGGACATCAAGACGTGCCAGCCAACAACGAAGCTGCCCTGTTGAAAGCTGTTGCAAACCAACCTGTAACTGTTTCCATTGAAGCAAGCGGCAAAGCATTCCAGTTCTATTCAGAG GGGGTATTCAGTGGACCTTGCGGAACAGAGCTAGATCATGGAGTGGCGATTGTTGGGTATggaacaactgcagatgggaCTAAGTACTGGATCGTGAGGAATTCATGGGGAGCCAAATGGGGAGAGCAAGGTTACATTAGAATGCAGCGTGGAATCCCAGCTAAAGAGGGACTGTGTGGCATAGCCATGGAGGCTGTTTATCCCATCAAATACTCTTCTGAACATGCTTCTCTCAAGGACGAACTCTGA